The Pyrenophora tritici-repentis strain M4 chromosome 2, whole genome shotgun sequence genome window below encodes:
- a CDS encoding EntF, Non-ribosomal peptide synthetase module protein, translating to MKTSSFFHATSCLPEEDRTLISRLGQGPTVPAPYSLIHEAFENIAEAHPATIAATVVGNSITYHQLDEAANQLANFLIHAGLKPRERVCLVVQRSLEMLVGIFAILKAGCQYVPVDGGVASDEALTHIFTDSDASFILCLPKFLERAERFARKDATVIALSKDVGASFPSTRPSVQVSRQDGAYAIYTSGSTGKPKGVDVSHANVTNALLLEPARLGITVGSRVAQVLNIAFDMGAWEILGCLMNGGTLYIRGSDWKATLSEIDTLICTPSILCKYQRRAFPGIKHIATGGELCSQALADEWAEDACFYNICGPTEVTILNSAHRHTPGQPLSIGKPLPNTTCYILDENEQPVPSGQKGTMWVGGTGVTRGYINLPELTSHRYKPDKFLENGSMMFNTGDIARWREDGELDMLGRKDDQVKIKGFRVELDGITTVIESFPNVRRGTAMLVESVLCAFYAPHGSVDEGALDAFVRKHLPYYSVPDKWIQVDSIPLTNNGKVDRRKLSSMALRQSSPNSAVVEPTVKPGDLSHGVVLEIGTPEMSSTVSLEDPEKANVIITSNSSDKSELSIKESTEKVPESLPPKHSYHGLRWLRHRAFILYRRFFSIVVLANMAVAAFLLNRKIAENRDILSNLALAFAVNLVVAVLMRSEPVVNLLFTVFCSVPTFFPLAIRRHCARIFHIGGIHSGCALAAMMWHFIFTVDSSLDLGKPAHLRRISVAPVVLSYLVLLIFLAIGATSHPNFRAKYHNIWEMTHRFGGWTCLALLWFVTFLATKDLNPSAAPSTAFLRAPTVWLIAIATAAIIFPWLHLRKVAVRSEVLSNHAVRLWFDYTTPVVGTAVRLAERPLVDWHGFATITNPDGKGFSLIVSRAGDFTGRTIERAPTHIYVRGIPTCGVLRIATLFKSVVLVATGSGIGPCLAVILAQKVPCRILWTAPNPEETFGQEIVDSVRTTDAQAVIWNTRTQGKPNMSLLAYQLWKESGAEAVCVISNKRFTTKIVYDMEARGIPAYGAIFDS from the exons ATGAAGACAAGCAGCTTCTTTCACGCAACTTCATGCCTCCCTGAGGAGGATCGCACACTGATTTCACGCCTCGGTCAAGGACCCACTGTCCCAGCTCCTTATTCTTTAATACACGAGGCCTTCGAGAACATCGCTGAAGCTCATCCCGCCACTATTGCTGCCACGGTCGTTGGTAATTCAATTACGTACCACCAGCTAGATGAAGCAGCGAACCAGCTCGCCAATTTCCTTATACACGCCGGGCTTAAGCCGAGAGAACGCGTATGTCTCGTTGTACAACGATCGCTCGAGATGCTCGTCGGGATTTTTGCAATCTTGAAAGCTGGATGCCAATACGTGCCAGTTGATGGAGGGGTGGCATCGGACGAGGCTTTGACGCATATCTTCACCGACTCTGATGCAAGCTTCATTCTCTGTCTCCCCAAATTTTTGGAAAGAGCCGAGCGATTTGCTCGAAAAGATGCCACTGTCATCGCCCTGAGCAAGGACGTTGGCGCATCCTTCCCTTCGACACGCCCATCAGTCCAAGTTTCACGGCAGGATGGGGCATACGCCATATATACATCAG GCAGCACTGGGAAGCCCAAGGGTGTCGATGTCTCGCACGCAAATGTCACAAACGCGCTGTTGCTGGAACCCGCGCGACTTGGTATCACAGTGGGCTCCAGAGTTGCTCAAGTACTCAACATTGCATTTGATATGGGAGCATGGGAGATACTTGGATGTCTTATGAACGGCGGCACCTTATATATACGGGGTTCTGATTGGAAAGCCACACTCAGTGAG ATCGACACACTCATATGCACACCGTCTATTCTATGCAAGTATCAACGGCGGGCATTCCCAGGCATCAAACATATAGCAACTGGCGGCGAACTTTGTTCCCAGGC TCTTGCTGATGAGTGGGCGGAAGATGCATGCTTCTACAACATTTGCGGACCCACGGAAGTCACTATACTTAACTCAGCACACCGACATACCCCAGGTCAGCCATTGTCAATTGGTAAACCCTTGCCCAATACGACATGCTACATTCTTGATGAGAATGAGCAACCTGTTCCGAGTGGACAAAAGGGTACCATGTGGGTGGGCGGAACTGGTGTAACTCGTGGTTATATCAACTTGCCTGAACTGACATCTCATCGCTACAAACCGGACAAGTTCCTTGAAAATGG GTCCATGATGTTCAACACTGGCGATATTGCACGATGGAGGGAGGATGGCGAGCTTGATATGCTTGGTCGTAAAGATGATCAAGTCAAGATCAAG GGCTTTCGTGTCGAACTTGACGGAATCACTACCGTGATTGAG TCATTTCCAAACGTAAGGCGAGGTACAGCAATGCTTGTAGAAAGCGTACTTTGCGCTTTCTACGCACCACATGGCTCAGTGGACGAAGGGGCCCTGGATGCATTCGTGCGGAAGCATCTGCCTTACTACTCTGTTCCTGACAAATGGATCCAGGTCGACTCGATACCGCTCACCAACAATGGAAAAGTCGACCGAAGAAAGCTGAGCTCAATGGCTCTACGCCAGTCCAGCCCCAATTCTGCCGTAGTCGAGCCTACAGTAAAGCCCGGAGACCTTTCGCATGGCGTTGTACTGGAGATAGGCACTCCTGAAATGTCCTCCACTGTTTCTTTGGAAGATCCAGAGAAGGCCAATGTCATCATCACCAGCAACTCATCAGATAAGAGCGAACTTTCCATCAAAGAATCCACCGAGAAAGTGCCGGAGTCATTGCCACCGAAGCACAGCTATCACGGTCTGCGATGGCTTCGACATCGCGCATTCATACTGTATCGACGCTTCTTTTCCATCGTGGTACTAGCCAACATGGCAGTGGCAGCCTTCCTCTTGAACCGCAAGATTGCAGAAAACAGGGATATTCTCTCGAATTTGGCCTTGGCCTTCGCCGTCAACCTTGTCGTAGCCGTCCTGATGCGTTCTGAGCCCGTCGTCAATCTCCTATTTACTGTTTTCTGCTCGGTCCCG ACCTTTTTCCCTCTAGCTATACGCCGTCACTGCGCGAGGATCTTCCACATTGGCGGCATACACAGCGGATGTGCGCTAGCAGCTATGATGTGGCACTTCATCTTCACCGTGGACAGCAGCCTAGACCTTGGAAAGCCTGCACATCTGCGTCGAATCTCGGTGGCTCCAGTCGTGCTATCGTATCTCGTGCTCCTCATTTTTCTAGCCATCGGTGCGACTTCTCACCCGAATTTCCGCGCCAAGTACCACAACATTTGGGAGATGACGCATCGCTTCGGTGGTTGGACCTGTCTTGCGCTGTTATGGTTCGTAACGTTTCTCGCGACCAAAGACCTCAATCCCTCGGCGGCCCCATCAACTGCCTTTTTGCGTGCCCCAACCGTCTGGCTTATTGCAATTGCGACAGCAGCTATCATTTTTCCATGGTTGCATCTACGCAAAGTCGCCGTCCGCTCCGAGGTTCTCTCCAACCACGCCGTCCGACTTTGGTTTGACTACACGACACCCGTGGTAGGCACTGCTGTAAGACTTGCAGAGCGTCCCTTGGTCGACTG GCACGGCTTCGCCACAATCACAAACCCCGACGGCAAAGGCTTTTCTCTCATCGTGAGCCGCGCAGGCGACTTCACCGGCCGCACAATCGAGCGCGCACCGACCCACATCTACGTGCGTGGCATCCCCACCTGCGGCGTCCTGCGAATAGCCACGCTATTCAAGTCCGTTGTCCTGGTTGCCACCGGCTCAGGCATTGGACCCTGTCTGGCTGTCATTCTCGCGCAAAAAGTGCCGTGTCGCATCCTGTGGACGGCACCCAATCCTGAAGAAACTTTTGGCCAGGAGATTGTGGATAGCGTGCGGACGACGGATGCACAGGCGGTAATTTGGAATACTAGGACACAGGGGAAGCCGAATATGTCCTTGTTGGCGTATCAGTTGTGGAAGGAGAGTGGGGCGGAAGCTGTGTGTGTGATTAGTAACAAGCGGTTTACTACGAAGATTGTGTATGATATGGAGGCTAGGGGTATCCCAGCGTATGGGGCGATTTTTGATTCGTAA
- a CDS encoding CaiD, Enoyl-CoA hydratase-carnithine racemase, which yields MSLQTVELPSVGISIKNEGIAILELNRPRKRNALSQALIDELVTALRQFDHDPIVFAVILTSSGPFSAGADLNELATLTTAEATRLGWLKDLNDAFSSFRKPVLAAVRGFALGGGFELALMCDMIFASADAQFGFPEITLGTIPGAGGTQRLTKTVGKQKAMELILTGATTSAAEMERLGVVNRVVSSEEDVLEVATRTARTIASFSAPAIGLAKQAILAAETTTLGAGLEIERALYYSSFSLEDCREGVSAFREKRKACVQHR from the exons ATGAGCCTACAGACTGTCGAACTGCCGAGCGTGGGCATCTCCATCAAAAACGAGGGAATCGCCATTCTGGAACTGAACAGGCCAAGGAAGAGGAATGCACTATCACAAGCTTTGATAGATGAACTCGTAACAGCTCTGCGCCAATTCGACCATGATCCAATAGTATTCGCCGTGATCTTGACCAGCTCTGGACCGTTTAGTG CTGGGGCAGACTTGAATGAGCTTGCCACTCTTACAACAGCTGAGGC GACCCGGTTAGGCTGGCTCAAGGATCTGAACGACGCATTTTCAAGCTTTCGAAAGCCCGTCCTGGCTGCAGTAAGAGGGTTTGCA CTTGGTGGTGGTTTTGAGCTCGCACTTATG TGTGACATGATCTTCGCATCGGCGGACGCCCAGTTTGGCTTTCCAGAGATTACTTTGGGTACGATACCCGGAGCCGGAGGGACACAGAG GCTCACCAAAACAGTGGGGAAGCAGAAG GCAATGGAACTTATATTAACTGGTGCAACCACCTCGGCAGCTGAGATGGAACGTCTCGGCGTTGTGAATCGAGTCGTGTCGAGCGAAGAAGATGTGTTAGAGGTGGCAACAAGAACGGCACGGACTATTGCTTCCTTTTCTGCACCAGCAATTGGGCTAGCTAAGCAAGCTATTCTAGCAG CTGAGACGACGACTTTGGGGGCAGGTTTGGAGATTGAGCGTGCGTTGTACTACAGCAGTTTTTCGCTGGAAGATTGCCGGGAAGGTGTTTCGGCTTTCAGGGAAAAACGAAAAGCTTGCGTCCAGCATCGTTGA
- a CDS encoding DUF4202 multi-domain protein, with amino-acid sequence MSTPYTKALAAIDAAHAFDPNKVTIDGAEIPYELHYAQKCTSYLTKRCPTASEPLRLAIRAQHFRRWEVPRSSYPMTRPGYHAWRSFLKTRQASLVEAICLESGFSSEDAATVGALIRKEGLKVNEETMVLEDVACLVFLDDQFEAFEKEHDEEKIALEGL; translated from the exons ATGAGCACACCCTACACCAAAGCCCTGGCCGCCATCGACGCAGCCCACGCCTTCGACCCCAATAAAGTCACGATAGACGGCGCTGAAATCCCTTACGAACTCCACTACGCCCAAAAATGCACCTCGTACCTCACCAAACGCTGCCCCACCGCCTCGGAGCCCTTGCGCCTTGCAATCCGGGCCCAACACTTCCGCCGCTGGGAAGTACCCCGATCCTCCTACCCAATGACACGTCCGGGCTATCACGCCTGGCGCTCGTTCCTCAAGACGCGACAAGCCTCGCTCGTCGAAGCCATATGTCTGGAATCCGGCTTCAGCTCCGAAGACGCGGCGACGGTGGGGGCGTTGATACGGAAGGAGGGGTTGAAGGTGAATGAGGAGACGATGGTGTTGGAGGATGTGGCTTGTTTGGTTTTTCTAGATGATCAGTTTGAGGCGTTTGAGAAGGAGCATGATGAGGAGAAGATT GCGCTTGAGGGTTTGTGA
- a CDS encoding TT-ORF1 multi-domain protein: protein MPVPMPSNSSSEKSESTTQQQSSAAAQAIQDVGRAANEALAQAGIAGNGQPGQQGQGEKSEAEKEAERRYEEAIEEEYAKREGG from the exons ATGCCCGTACCCATGCCTTCAAACTCTTCCTCGGAGAAATCCGAATCCACTACTCAACAGCAATCGTCAGCTGCAGCCCAGGCAATTCAGGATGTAGGGCGTGCGGCGAATGAGGCGTTGGCGCAGGCTGGAATCGCTGGTAATGGGCAGCCgggacagcagggacaggGGGAGAAGAGTGAGGCGGAGAAGGAGGCGGAGAGGAGGTATGAGGAGGCTATTGAGGAGGAGTATGCTAAGAGGGAGGGTG GGTAA
- a CDS encoding AsnB, Asparagine synthase (glutamine-hydrolyzing): MCGIFFALSRAAHVTPDTSTRVLLQNRGPDSTGQHQILIQSKGAPVYATFLSTVLALRGSQVIEQPLKDEATGSVLCWNGEAWSIAGDIVKGNDSQLVFSKLQEACVDASASSVRNVVELLSSIRGPYALVFYDALNQRIYYGRDCLGRRSLLRKATTDGTVVLSSVCDNASGEAWDEIEADGIYFMDLKNVDTTLPSFPYTHIPHRRLDQDEGPGLSFTLPFPAMNRSISTQASLDLSIVERLRASLERSLQLRTQHVREAVPNSEARVAILFSGGLDCTILARMCDDLLPPSEPVDLLNVAFENPRIHSNLEPGTSPYELCPDRITGRSSHVELIQVCPGRDWRFVEVNVPYVETQAQRKTVLALMHPHNTEMDLSISYALYFASRGVGLARTSHDTTAQPYTTTAHVLLSGLGADELFGGYQRHALAFARREYAGLMEELELDFSRLGKRNLGRDDRVISDSGREVRFPYLDEDFIALVLCLPVTAKCDFGLAQVTDSQDPVQLLEPGKRALRLLVWQLGMKRVAAEKKRAIQFGARTAKMETGKTKGTHVLS; encoded by the exons ATGTGCGGCATCTTCTTCGCCCTGAGTCGGGCAGCACATGTGACCCCCGACACTAGCACGCGGGTATTGCTCCAGAACAGAGGACCGGACAGCACAGGCCAGCATCAAATTCTCATCCAGTCCAAAGGGGCTCCCGTCTACGCGACCTTCTTGTCGACTGTGCTTGCTTTACGTGGCAGTCAAGTCATTGAGCAGCCTCTGAAAGATGAAGCAACCGGGTCTGTTCTTTGCTGGAACGGAGAAGCCTGGTCCATAGCTGGCGACATAGTCAAAGGCAATGACTCCCAGCTCGTGTTTAGTAAGCTGCAAGAAGCATGCGTCGATGCAAGCGCGTCATCTGTGCGGAACGTGGTCGAGCTGCTATCCTCAATTCGAGGTCCCTATGCTCTAGTCTTCTATGACGCGCTCAACCAACGTATCTACTATGGCCGCGACTGCTTAGGGAGGCGATCGCTGCTTCGCAAGGCTACTACAGACGGCACGGTAGTCTTGTCCAGTGTCTGCGACAATGCTTCTGGTGAGGCATGGGATGAGATTGAGGCTGATGGCATATATTTCATGGACCTCAAGAATGTAGACACGACATTACCGTCTTTCCCTTACACGCACATACCACACCGTCGTTTGGATCAGGACGAAGGCCCTGGCCTTTCTTTC ACTCTGCCTTTCCCTGCCATGAACCGTAGTATCTCCACTCAAGCCTCGCTGGACCTCTCTATAGTAGAGCGATTGAGAGCTTCACTAGAAAGGTCGTTGCAACTTCGTACACAGCATGTGCGAGAGGCGGTACCCAACAGCGAGGCCCGGGTGGCCATTCTCTTTTCAGGTGGTCTTGATTGCACCATTCTTGCACGCATGTGCGACGACTTGCTGCCGCCAAGTGAACCCGTCGATCTTCTCAATGTTGCCTTTGAGAACCCTCGTATCCACTCCAATCTTGAGCCCGGCACGAGTCCTTACGAACTCTGCCCGGATCGTATTACCGGGCGTTCATCGCATGTGGAATTGATTCAAGTATGCCCGGGTCGTGATTGGCGATTTGTGGAGGTCAACGTGCCCTATGTCGAAACTCAAGCACAGCGAAAGACCGTGCTCGCATTGATGCACCCTCACAACACTGAGATGGATCTTTCCATATCTTACGCACTCTATTTCGCTTCACGCGGAGTGGGTCTTGCACGCACGTCGCATGACACTACGGCGCAACCATACACTACCACGGCACATGTGCTTTTGTCCGGGCTTGGTGCTGATGAGCTATTCGGTGGGTATCAGCGACACGCTTTAGCGTTTGCTCGACGCGAATATGCCGGTCTGATGGAAGAACTGGAGCTTGATTTCAGCCGGCTAGGAAAGCGAAACCTTGGTCGGGATGATCGGGTCATCAGCGACAGCGGTAGGGAAGTACGCTTTCCGTATCTTGACGAAGACTTCATCGCACTGGTACTCTGTCTTCCAGTAACGGCCAAGTGTGACTTTGGCCTAGCGCAAGTCACCGACAGCCAAGACCCGGTTCAGCTTCTTGAGCCTGGAAAGCGAGCCTTGAGGTTACTGGTCTGGCAACTGGGAATGAAGCGTGTCGCCGCGGAAAAGAAGCGCGCGATACAATTTGGTGCACGTACTGCCAAGATGGAGACGGGCAAAACGAAGGGCACGCATGTGCTGAGTTGA
- a CDS encoding CUE multi-domain protein, translated as MEAETAGPRRSTSLKEKNRTDDDNQEQRQQQPEEENAAVAGLLRTIQRPLSTIGRIFSDTDTHPASAPTTSSSTPKPTSASALSPSSDMFPGQPSEKEKNRRSHEDASDAAARQASVEAEEARRIQRKEHRVVVETLTGMFPQLDRDVIDDVVREKEGRVGLAVDACLALANP; from the exons ATGGAAGCGGAAACAGCAGGCCCCCGCCGCTCCACTAGTCTCAAAGAAAAGAACAGGACAGACGACGACAACCAAGAACAACGACAGCAGCAGCCAGAGGAAGAAAACGCAGCCGTAGCAGGTCTCCTACGTACCATCCAACGGCCCCTCAGCACAATCGGTCGTATCTTTTCCGACACCGATACTCATCCCGCGTCCGCACCCACCACATCCTCCTCCACGCCTAAACCAACTTCCGCGTCGGCGCTGTCACCCTCGTCAGACATGTTCCCCGGCCAACCCAGCGAAAAAGAAAAGAACAGACGCAGCCACGAAGACGCCTCAGATGCAGCCGCCCGCCAAGCATCTGTCGAAGCAGAGGAGGCAAGACGGATTCAGCGCAAGGAACATAGAGTTGTGGTGGAGACGCTTACGGGCATGTTTCCTCAGTTGGATAGGGATGTTATTGATGATGTTGTTAGGGAGAAGGAGGGGAG GGTTGGCTTGGCGGTTGATGCGTGTTTGGCGCTTGCGAATCCTTGA
- a CDS encoding Zn(II)2Cys6 cluster transcripitional activator, protein MVLETPLLRVSRPVAACSRCRAAKVKCDGKLPACTACEKSNRASECSSTNDQFARGKERSYVATLESRVERLEKKIQEARARRKSSGVNMLDMSENSTPRRASVDTLKPSRPISKRAARRKEASEIDDLVSDFGLLAVNATARDFYGFTTEMSYARLIRSASTKEPLPTGLVKALPPKYAATPLIQHYLNNIFTLWPVFEEATLYSSVDAIYQQGDTATPWDRWSVRMVLAIACLSQSDSRGDTHYSDAVGHMNAALENAEHVLHPGYVSSIQALILWAIYATMDPHHFDSWTLVGAASRAMVDLGIHQDPSKNVAVPRAKLEIRRRVYWCLYSLDRSTSLVQTRAFSFSDEAANVAFPFNSGPVTSPNYSSPQQVFQQSFDTAVDLFKIREIQSEWYMDLFQSGREPWQEPYQYIWKQYARMSEWFQDMPQSTLPSVRAFFELELLYSYVYILSPSPRIPHIHEYAQRLIFEHCIAYAANLLEILEKPSNTVKPPVTFYDAMRAYMTGRQFVDVLSRNMDLILDPPTSHTTHSSNRRA, encoded by the exons ATGGTGCTGGAAACCCCACTACTGCGTGTAAGCCGGCCCGTCGCCGCCTGCTCGCGATGCCGGGCGGCCAAAGTCAAGTGCGATGGAAAGTTGCCCGCCTGCACCGCATGTGAAAAGTCGAATCGGGCCTCGGAATGCTCAAGTACAAACGATCAGTTTGCTAGAGGCAAGGAAAGGAGTTATGTCGCTACCTTGGAGTCACGGGTTGAACGGTtggagaagaagatccaGGAGGCAAGAGCGAGGCGCAAGTCGTCCGGTGTCAACATGTTAGACATGTCGGAGAACTCAACCCCACGTAGAGCGTCGGTGGACACGCTTAAGCCAAGCAGACCCATTAGCAAGCGAGCTGCACGTCGGAAGGAAGCCTCGGAGATTGACGATCTGGTATCCGACTTTGGCCTATT GGCCGTCAATGCAACGGCCAGAGACTTTTATGGCTTCACCACAGAGATGTCGTACGCCCGACTGATCAGGTCGGCGAGTACAAAGGAGCCACTACCCACAGGCTTGGTCAAGGCTTTGCCCCCAAAATATGCTGCCACGCCACTGATCCAGCATTACCTGAATAACATCTTTACCCTCTGGCCTGTTTTTGAGGAGGCAACCCTCTACTCCTCGGTGGATGCCATTTACCAACAAGGTGACACTGCAACCCCCTGGGATCGCTGGAGCGTACGCATGGTGTTGGCTATTGCATGTCTCTCACAGTCCGATTCGAGGGGAGACACACATTACTCGGATGCTGTCGGCCACATGAATGCTGCATTGGAAAATGCTGAACATGTACTCCATCCAGGATACGTCTCTAGTATCCAAGCTCTCATACTGTGGGCCATCTACGCTACCATGGACCCTCATCACTTTGATAGCTGGACACTTGTTGGTGCAGCTTCAAGGGCGATGGTTGACCTGGGTATCCACCAAGATCCTTCCAAGAATGTGGCTGTTCCGCGTGCCAAGCTGGAAATCAGGCGGAGAGTATATTGGTGTTTATACTCACTAGACAG GTCAACATCCCTCGTCCAGACTCGTGCGTTTTCCTTCTCAGACGAGGCAGCAAACGTTGCTTTCCCATTCAACAGCGGGCCCGTCACTTCTCCAAACTATTCTTCACCCCAGCAGGTTTTCCAACAATCTTTTGATACCGCAGTTGACCTATTCAAAATCCGCGAGATCCAATCTGAATGGTACATGGATCTGTTCCAGTCCGGACGTGAACCCTGGCAAGAGCCGTACCAATACATCTGGAAGCAGTACGCAAGGATGTCCGAATGGTTCCAAGACATGCCACAAAGCACACTCCCGTCTGTCAGAGCCTTTTTCGAGCTCGAGTTGTTATACAGCTATGTGTACATTCTATCACCAAGCCCACGAATACCCCACATTCACGAATACGCGCAACGTCTCATCTTCGAACACTGCATCGCATATGCCGCCAACTTGCTGGAAATCTTGGAGAAGCCCTCCAACACGGTCAAACCACCAGTAACCTTCTACGACGCAATGCGCGCATACATGACCGGCCGCCAATTCGTCGACGTCCTATCCCGCAACATGGACCTCATCCTCGACCCCCCGACCTCCCATACCACCCACTCCTCTAACCGCCGCG CATAG
- a CDS encoding fungal specific transcription factor domain containing protein, with protein sequence MEVATATQPKTEGAPHPTEEATPGQSRIAHTLTACCRCRTRKTRCDPGLPRCGPCERSNSHCEYYDPTKGRKIPRNYVVHLQQKVRQLEKQLADLEKDDVEPDPEDVMRGAATVRVQDSDESKFLGPSSGITITRLVMQLAKQFTESKSISEIVPHAQAKDIRETFTQEDQRPTSKIYPMVSDVAAEELPNRDLTNLLVELFYCKVHPMYPIFHEPTFTKDVDDVYNGSTDPYQNYCLRMVIAISLQKMDTQYAGLADSYYLAALKYFEAAIKPMNLKTLQCFCLVAGYSLLTPTRTAVYYVVGLGVRLCQALGLHEEKTISMGPGGRCADPLEVDMRRRMFWSMLTMDYGLSHSLGRPAHFATRREHIDVKFGELVDDVYITREAIRPAPQASLKKWIGIHFYKMRLLQLEIRKMLYQKKKPEPKDDKHPWFAQMQAKIEAWRDTSPEMDGGSGLNKVWFIGRYNTMVVFMYRPSPQVPRPSVQAAIRCFDACQYNIYMTMKQIETKSVDVTWIFTQAIFMCINTMLWTLSYSEVRNRHTRDEVEGHLNVAMESIRQASERWPGVASAIGLYYNLIAACMRIFDKDGDVPISASSPSDTASVGTGMVDGVNRSRTTSPATASTASVRTPSEKVAAPFGYLPNQNQQLFNFTNGHVNATNPFSSAQPTQQADLQTSPQQPSPMAYNDMSPKTTMENHIPMYNYPPTTQFTSLPTTFAELPQWNPTFTMPPQDNYNQMPMASPYYNESYAANQGYEMADYLNPAWSQDARGSGLNQQQQMELMHDFEMKEAKNIEMMIEQSHQLFPPPQLQTY encoded by the exons ATGGAAGTCGCGACCGCGACCCAGCCAAAGACGGAAGGGGCTCCGCACCCGACTGAGGAAGCCACTCCCGGCCAGAGTCGCATCGCCCATACCTTGACTGCCTGCTGTCGCTGCAGGACG CGCAAGACGAGATGTGACCCTGGGCTCCCTCGATGCGGGCCCTGCGAGCGCTCAAACTCACATTGCGAATACTACGACCCCACCAAGGGCAGGAAGATACCCCGCAACTATGTCGTACACCTGCAACAAAAGGTGCGCCAGCTCGAGAAGCAGCTGGCTGATCTCGAAAAGGATGACGTCGAGCCGGACCCAGAAGATGTCATGCGCGGAGCTGCCACGGTGCGCGTACAGGATTCAGACGAGTCAAAGTTCCTAGGGCCCTCAAGCGGCATCACCATAACTCGTCTGGTGATGCAACTGGCCAAGCAGTTTACCGAGTCCAAGAGCATCTCCGAGATCGTTCCTCACGCACAAGCAAAGGATATCAGGGAAACATTTACCCAGGAAGACCAGCGGCCCACGTCCAAGATATACCCCATGGTGAGCGATGTCGCTGCGGAGGAGCTCCCAAATCGAGACCTCACCAACCTGCTCGTTGAGCTATTCTACTGCAAAG TGCATCCCATGTACCCAATCTTCCACGAACCCACCTTTACCAAAGACGTCGATGATGTGTACAACGGCTCTACTGACCCCTACCAAAACTACTGCTTGCGTATGGTGATTGCTATTAGTCTGCAGAAGATGGACACTCAGTATGCAGGTCTTGCCGACAGCTACTATCTCGCAGCTCTCAAGTACTTTGAAGCTGCCATAAAGCCAATGAACCTCAAGACCCTCCAGTGTTTCTGTCTAGTTGCAGGCTACTCCCTCCTCACCCCGACGAGAACGGCAGTCTATTACGTGGTCGGGCTCGGTGTGCGACTATGCCAAGCTCTGGGCCTGCATGAAGAAAAGACCATTAGTATGGGACCGGGTGGCCGTTGTGCGGACCCTCTCGAAGTCGACATGCGTCGCCGCATGTTCTGGAGCATGCTTACCATGGACTACGGCTTATCGCACAGCCTGGGTAGACCTGCTCACTTTGCGACACGGCGAGAACACATCGACGTCAAGTTTGGAGAGCTGGTCGACGATGTCTACATTACTAGAGAAGCCATACGCCCTGCGCCCCAAGCCTCCCTCAAGAAATGGATCGGCATACACTTTTACAAGATGCGTTTGCTGCAGCTGGAGATACGCAAGATGCTGTACCAAAAGAAAAAGCCGGAACCAAAAGACGACAAGCACCCCTGGTTTGCCCAAATGCAGGCAAAGATTGAGGCTTGGCGGGACACAAGCCCCGAGATGGATGGCGGATCAGGGCTGAACAAAGTCTG GTTCATCGGGCGATACAATACCATGGTTGTCTTCATGTACCGTCCTTCTCCACAGGTTCCTCGACCTTCGGTCCAAGCAGCAATTCGCTGCTTCGATGCGTGCCAGTACAACATCTACATGACCATGAAACAGATTGAAACCAAAAGTGTCGACGTCACCTGGATCTTCACCCAAGCCATCTTCATGTGCATCAACACCATGCTCTGGACCCTGTCATACTCCGAGGTGCGGAACCGTCACACTCGGGACGAGGTAGAAGGCCATCTCAACGTCGCCATGGAGTCAATCAGACAGGCCTCGGAGCGATGGCCTGGTGTTGCATCAGCCATTGGTCTGTACTACAACCTCATTGCTGCTTGCATGCGTATCTTCGACAAGGATGGCGATGTTCCCATCTCGGCCAGCTCTCCATCGGACACGGCTTCTGTTGGGACCGGCATGGTAGATGGTGTCAATCGCTCGCGAACCACCAGCCCCGCCACCGCATCCACTGCATCAGTGCGCACGCCTTCGGAGAAGGTAGCAGCACCATTCGGCTACCTCCCGAACCAAAATCAACAATTATTCAACTTCACTAACGGCCATGTAAACGCCACAAACCCCTTCTCTAGTGCCCAACCTACACAGCAGGCAGATCTGCAAACTTCGCCTCAACAACCATCACCGATGGCATACAATGATATGAGCCCCAAGACAACCATGGAGAATCACATCCCCATGTACAACTATCCACCAACAACGCAGTTCACGTCACTTCCAACCACCTTTGCCGAGCTACCTCAATGGAATCCTACATTCACGATGCCTCCTCAGGACAACTACAATCAAATGCCGATGGCATCGCCCTACTACAACGAATCATACGCGGCGAACCAAGGCTACGAAATGGCAGACTACCTCAATCCGGCCTGGAGCCAAGATGCGAGAGGGTCTGGACTGaaccagcagcagcaaaTGGAGCTAATGCACGACTTTGAGATGAAGGAAGCAAAGAACATTGAGATGATGATCGAACAGAGTCACCAGCTCTTCCCGCCGCCCCAATTACAGACATACTGA